ggaggatcaagtggccaatcaacctcgacaccagtgtctcAGAAAATAGTACCGAGGgcatgtgtcaaatcttcagcaaaacgtccgtggatgtcatgcatggcctcaatacgCCGAATCAATCTTCTATACTAcgcatcaccaagaccaaacctatcaactgtctATGGTGCACGAGAGGGACCCTCCGTTAGCACGGGAGGAACCGGCCGGTCACCCTTTAGATTATCATAGATATAttccaaccccttgtcagggggtgtACCTAAAAATGCATAACTCAAATGATCTGGCAGCGGTTTGAGCCCAAGTGTGGGAGCTTTTTCAATAGACGGgtcgagacgctcctgagaaattttcagctctgctaacccaagagaatcgaatacTATATCCAACTCTTCGATgaaggtgcattcaaaacctgcagtttctctgctccttcttcatcttcaataactgattcccttATTAGGGATCTCTccaaggtatctgactttggaaACTGCTCAAGCTCTGGATTCATGATAGAGTCGAcccgctctactttaaagcactcctctttatcTGTGGGTAACATTATtaccttgaacacattaaaagtgaccttccgatcttgaaccttcatcgtaagctctcctttttgcacatcgatcatagttcggcctatagccaagaatggtcttcacaagatgatgggaatcttctcaTCTTACTTGAAATCCAGAATTATAAAATCaacagggaagatgagtttgtccaccttgaccaagacatcctccactatacctcgtggataagtgaTGGTCCGATCGGCCAACTGTAAGGACATTTTTTTCGGTTTTGGCTCAGGCAAACCAAGTTTCTTGAAGacagataagggcatcagattgatactagctcccaagtcacataaacacttgtcaaaAGATAAGTTTCCAATAGTACAAGGTATCGTGAAGCTTACTGGATCTTTAAGTTTAGGAAGAAGTTTATGTTGCAACACAACACTCCACTCTTTCGTTAGAGCAACGatttccaactcctcaagtttaAGCTTctgagatagaatacccttcatgaacttaaCATAGCTCGACATCTGTTCTAGAGCTTCCGCAAAAAGTATGTTAATGGGaaacttcttgaaaacctccaaaaacttgGCAAACTACTTGTCGATCTTCTGCTTCTGAAGCCTTTTAGGATatggaggtggaggatagacttGTTTGTCTCCTGTATTCTGCTCAGGAGTAGTGTTTTTAGCATAATTTTTCTTCATTTCCTCTTCGCCATCCACTATACCATATTTGACCTGTAGCAACACAAAAAAAGTGTTAAAATGGCCAAAAAGTGTTACCTAAAGCAAAAAAACGGGCTATGGTTacattttttgaaaatttggtGGTGTTAGATTTGCCCCTGCTACAATAGGTATCTACGGTTACACTTTTTGAAATTTTGGTAACACCTCTCAATGTGTTACAATAGAGTACCCATAGTTACATTTTCTATTTCTATGGTAACAAGTTGAAGGTGTAACCACAGGTCTAATGCAACACACCTTACCCTTTAGTAATACCAAAAATATGTTGAAATAGACTCTTTTGTAACACCATATTCACTATTGTAACACTCAATTTTAATCGTTTGGTAACATTTTTATATcttattgtaacattttttttaacACTCTGGTATTTTTTTTAGGTAAATGAGGTCTAAGCCtcgtaaaatatataaaagagaAAGAACTTACACGAGTCACTTCTCAAAATTTCTCTTAGAACAGGCTCTAAGAAAAACAAAGAGaaaaaaccaaaaacaaaatTAAATTACATCAAAAATCAAACCTAACTTAAAATAAGAAAGGCAAAGCTAAAAGACTTAACCAAAAAGCCCATTAGAAATTAATATAAACACTAATTCATTTATTTTTGTCATTGCACTTCACAACGACAAATTAATATAAACAGGTTTAGCATAAAGTCCCATTCCAGCAACGTAGAATGGCACCTCACGGCATAGAGTGGCACCAGTCCCACGGAAAAAACCCTTTAGACCATCTTGCTGCCAAGTACCAACAATAGCCTCTCCTACATTGTCAAATATGCCAGCCTGTAACTGTTGTTTCAGAACCTCACACGGTATCCGCACTGTTGTCCCCTTGACAGTACTACAAAATGATGCTGCAGATTGAACCTGAATAGGATACCAAACATATATAGATCTATAAGCATATCTTATCATTTGAACATGCTAAAATTAATGtgaaaataaatacaaaatacagaCCCTAATGTGACCCTAATGAAATTATATGCATTGGCATTGTTCCCTTGTATAACCAGGACTGTTTTGAAAACATAGCAAGTCAACAAATTTGATTGTACTTGTACGCATGTACTACAAAGTCAAGGATCTTAATATAATACGAAAAGTGTTTTCAGTGTACAACACCATGTAAGAATTACTTGTATGTCATGAAGTGTTGGAGCAAATATTATCAACACGAGTTTACTTGCTTCAAATATCCCAGTTCGCAGTCCATGGCTGTAAATATCAAACAAAAACAATAatttaaaaaggataaaaaatgGAACTGAAATAATCAAATAGATATGCTTTGGATAGCAAGAGATGATATAAATCACCATGAAAATTGATCAAGAACTGCTGGTAAGGAGCCTCTATATAATCCCTGGATTATAATTTCCATAACAACACCGATTCGCTCCAAAATAATTTCCATTTCTTCGATTTTTAATAAGTTGATACTAGGTAATCTCGATTCCAACATACAACCAATCTCCAAACTCCGTAATACGTAACATTCGAGTCCATGATCATTGAAAGACAATACAACAAACACATAACACGCAATAAAAACTATAATATAAATGATGGTCATTCTCATTATGGCCGGTATATGATGATGTATTCAATATGGTAAATGAGTTTGATGTATTTGTCATTTCATATGAAAAACGAGAAGGGAATAGAGTAGCTCATCTCGTGTCAACATGGGATATGCTGGATAGTACAGAACTTATATGCATGAATGTGTTTCCCCAGGATGTTTTGTCTCTGCAGACCTTAATTTGAAATAAAATGGCAATAATTTATGACTtagaataaaaagaaaaagaatacgAGCAGGAAGCAATGTGAAGCACAAGAGTATCTAAGATCACTATTTTTCATGTTAACAGCAACAACATCCATGGTATTTTAAAGTTTTAAATATTCAGTAAATCTGTTAGGAATTTGTTAATCAGATAATAGTATAAACTTTAAACTTAGTAGTCGCACATTTTATATTCTATACAATACTAATTTCGTAATTACTAAATAGATATCTTTGGAAGTACACAGATCAGAAGCAACCAGCAATAACTTCATAGTTCATAAAGTGATAAAACAAACCTTGAAGGCTGGAGCCAACCTCAGCGGTCACAGATTTTGTAGTTCCAGCTATTTGATCAAGAGTAGCAGAAGCCAACGGGTGAAAACATATATGATCCACCACACCAAGCCGAGGATGACTCCCCTGGTGCAGGCCAAGGTCAATAGTAACATTTAAAGCATAATAAGATTCAACAATAGAGCAAATCATGAAACAAATAAAATTTTAGAACATCAAATATTTTCATCTGAGACACTGTGTTGGTTTTGACCTCCTTCTGTTCTTCCTGTTCTCGCCCCAGTTATTAGGTGAGACAAGGCTCTCAACAAAAGTTATCCCAACTTCAAAATTGTATGGCAATTCAATAACTCTCATATACCTGCACACTAGACCCTCCTTTGCACCAGAAACCCTTCTTTTTGCACCAGAAACCAGCAATAAGGGCTTATAAAATCCCATCCCTACTAAGTTATCAATCGATGGCACAAAACAAGAATGACCATCAACAGAAATGAGTAATTTGACTGCAAGATCTGATCGTGCCATCTTCCTGCATCACCCACAACTCAGATATAATATTAAACACATTAATGTTTATCTTACAAAGGCACCCCTCATGTCTCCCAAGTCTCCAAAATCTACATCTTGAATCAAAAATCCCATTAGGCACGCCAATATCCAGAATACCTTGTTAGTTATATTATATGTTATGATATGCAATGAATGATTATCATTATTAGCATCTAACCAATAGATAGACCCTGCAACTAAAATTCCTGCAGCATGCTGATCATTATTTGTAAAATCAGACGCTACAAATCCAACACCCGTCCATTGCTTTATTTTAATCGTATAGATATGAACAATTGCATCATTTTCCTCATATTTATAAACTATAGCAACAACTGCATAATCATCATAACTAGAATCATACCCAAATCCAAAGAGATTACAAGTATTTTTATTCGATCGATGTCGACAAGGAAGAAGAGGTAACAAGTTAAACTCTAGAGTTATAGGATTAAGCAAGAACATACATTTTCGATAATCTTCAACTAATATGCGCCTTTTCCATAATATAAAGTGAGGGAGCACTCTTAAGATAGGTAGATATATTAGAGGCTATGTTGATTGATTCCGGCCTCTCACAAACCATCACAAGAACCCCATACATTTAAAATTTTACCTTTTTAATGACCTGATTAATAAAACCGTGTTGTGCCGTATATATTTTTCCACTTTATCTTTATCAAAGATTGAAAATGAAAAGTAATTACATTAACTGGTTACACTTGCCATTAAGCAAAAAAGCAAGTTCAACAAATTTAGAAGCTGATTTCTCAAGTTAGTACGCGGAACTGAATATTAATTCCTCAAGTTAGTAACAAAATCAAAATATCTATATCTCAAGATAGTTAACGAAACTAAAAACTAGCTTCTCAAGTTAATAAACGAAATTAAAAGCTAATTCCTCAAGTTCGTAAGCAGAACTAAATATTGATTCTTCGAAAAAGTTAGTAAATGAAACAAAACAAAATATCTATCCTTGGATTAGTAAAACCAGACCTTGTCAGTAATAACTCCAGAAAGTAAGGCATTAGCATAAGTCAAAAGTACAACATCAATCCGCCTAACATCCATCCTCCAACAAGCATCATAAACCGTAGTCCCCTCTGGAATCGTAAGAGCCTTCAATAATCTCAGCTTCTTCACGGTCTTCTCACTACCAAGACAAAAACACCAAAACAATTCATAACAATCAAAACTCTATCCACTAATTAAACTAATAACTAATTCAATTATACTAAATTAAAACACAATAATCAAAATTAAATAAACGTATATACAAATACAAACAATattaaatagaataaaaataaaacaaactGACGTGGAGTGAACAGCAGAAAGAGGCTTCCAGAAGCTTCCATTACTGGAGGTGGCGGCAGTGCTATTCTCCGATTGAGTAGCCAGTTATTTAGGGTTACATTTTTTGTACAACTGTTGAATTGAACAAAAAGAAAGCCCCAAATTGCACACTCCAACTGTTGAACTCATTAGAGAAAACTCCAATTTCTATAAATCCTAATTACTAGAACCCTAATTAAAATCCCCGAGACATTAGAATTAAAATATTTGAGAGCATTTTTTTGACTGCAGCATTTTTGCAGAAGTAAGAGTGTCTGGTTGAGTgtatattttattatgcaaaatAAAATGAGCGGGTCTTGGGCAGCTTAAAATTTAGTTAAAATTTTGCCAAAACATTAGTCATATGGTAACACTAACTAAAATAACAATACTAACACTATATTTTGTGTTACAATATCAGTGTCATAATGTCTATGGTAATATTTCTTATCCTCTGCTGCAACGCAAAAATAAAATGTTATCTCATATCAAATTTTAGTGTTCTAAGGCAACATTTTTGATTGTACACCAAAAAAAGTGTTGGTATAGGTCAAATATGGTGTAGTGATCCTTTTTCACAACTAAATAAGCAATTTTTTCACTTTCTGAAATTGGCAAGGGCGCGGGCGCGATTGATATGGGCGCGGGTGCGCCTGCATTCTAGATTTGTTTTTCAAAATCTTCAtcttgatgattttgagggtatgcgacctttccagacctcaaggtgattgCATTAATCCTTTCTTTtacttccctcttgcctggattagcTTCTGTGTCACTAGGAAGAGTTCATTGAGGTCGACTGAACAGTGCATTGGAaattttccctatttggttctccagagtcttgattgAAACCACTTGGCTTTtacacataagcctcaactcctccaattcagatttttcattaacAGATGGACCTGGATCTCTATCAGATTGTTGTTGCATTCCCTGTGGCTAAAAATGATGTATTGGTGCAAACTGTTGCTGGgaaaccaggaggattgaattgtttatttccaaactgctggtaTGGTTGTTTCAttgcattctgattgttgctccagctaaagttCGGATGATTACAGTTGTTAGGATGGTATATGGCAGGAACTGGCTGCTGCACCTAttaaagttgctcacaaactgagctgactcACAAGATATAGCACAATGCTCCATCGCATACGCACCTGCACACAACTCACAAATACAGGctatctgattaactccatagttGCCTAGAGAATCGATTTTCATAGCTATCGCCTTTAGCTGAGCagctgtaatatcccatattttcaaatattattattattattatttagaattatttatgtgattttatatgaattttggtgaattatctcgTAATTGAAGTGATGTTTTTAATGtctatatgtgatattatttgagtattttaattattatatgtccagaagaaaatatagataattgtgatatttttctggtaatttttggactgttatatgattttacaatgatttatggatttataaattattttctgagtaattataaaactattttataaaggcaggaatcatccaacctcaaccatttttgcgtttttacaacccgaaactcttccgaaaactcctttccaacctaatctggtaattccgaacattttctgtgttttaactttttcaatccggattacggtttgacccgtatgcgtcccggcgtacaatttttgatacaataatcattttgataaatcaataaatcccgtattctcgaaagacggaatattattatattattttcgtataaggtgttttataagaagtccgattttgataattat
The sequence above is drawn from the Apium graveolens cultivar Ventura chromosome 2, ASM990537v1, whole genome shotgun sequence genome and encodes:
- the LOC141708559 gene encoding S-adenosylmethionine carrier 1, chloroplastic/mitochondrial-like is translated as MRMTIIYIIVFIACYVFVVLSFNDHGLECYVLRSLEIGCMLESRLPSINLLKIEEMEIILERIGVVMEIIIQGLYRGSLPAVLDQFSCHGLRTGIFEASKLVLIIFAPTLHDIQVQSAASFCSTVKGTTVRIPCEVLKQQLQAGIFDNVGEAIVGTWQQDGLKGFFRGTGATLCREVPFYVAGMGLYAKPVYINLSL